A section of the Streptomyces sp. Je 1-369 genome encodes:
- a CDS encoding superoxide dismutase → MAIYTLPELPYDYAALEPVINPQIIELHHDKHHAAYVKGANDTLEQLEEARDKETWGAINGLEKNLAFHLSGHILHSIYWHNMNSPKDGGGGEPLAADGVGDLADAITESFGSFAKFKTQLTKASATTQGSGWGVLAYEPLSNRLIVEQVYDHQGNVGQGSTPILVFDAWEHAFYLQYKNQKVDFIEAMWQVVNWQDVAKRYAAAKERVNSLLLTP, encoded by the coding sequence ATGGCCATTTACACGCTTCCTGAACTTCCGTACGACTACGCGGCACTCGAACCTGTCATCAACCCGCAGATCATCGAGCTGCACCACGACAAGCACCACGCGGCGTACGTGAAGGGCGCGAACGACACTCTTGAGCAGCTGGAGGAGGCGCGCGACAAGGAGACGTGGGGCGCCATCAACGGCCTGGAGAAGAACCTCGCGTTCCACCTCTCCGGCCACATCCTCCACAGCATCTACTGGCACAACATGAACAGCCCGAAGGACGGCGGCGGCGGCGAGCCGCTGGCCGCGGACGGCGTGGGCGACCTCGCCGACGCGATCACGGAGTCCTTCGGCTCCTTCGCCAAGTTCAAGACCCAGCTGACCAAGGCCTCGGCGACGACGCAGGGCTCCGGCTGGGGCGTGCTCGCCTACGAGCCGCTCAGCAACCGCCTCATCGTCGAGCAGGTCTACGACCACCAGGGCAACGTCGGCCAGGGCTCGACGCCGATCCTGGTCTTCGACGCCTGGGAGCACGCCTTCTACCTGCAGTACAAGAACCAGAAGGTCGACTTCATCGAGGCCATGTGGCAGGTCGTCAACTGGCAGGACGTGGCCAAGCGTTACGCGGCCGCGAAGGAGCGCGTGAACAGCCTCCTGCTGACTCCGTGA
- a CDS encoding DsbA family protein yields MSENGSKTPVDFWFDPLCPWAWMTSRWMLEVEKVRDVEVRWHVMSLAVLNEDKLDDLPADYREMMETKAWGPVRVVIAAQQKHGDEILGKLYTALGTRIHNRGEGLTREAVVGALKDVGLPADLVDYMDSDAYDTELRASHKEGIDKVGQEVGTPVIAVPGADGSQVAFFGPVVTPAPKGEAAAKLWDGTLLVASTPGFYEIKRTRTQGPVFD; encoded by the coding sequence ATGTCCGAGAACGGCAGCAAGACCCCCGTCGACTTCTGGTTCGACCCGCTGTGCCCGTGGGCCTGGATGACGTCCCGCTGGATGCTCGAGGTTGAGAAGGTCCGCGACGTGGAGGTCCGCTGGCACGTGATGAGCCTGGCCGTCCTGAACGAGGACAAGCTCGACGATCTCCCCGCTGATTACCGCGAGATGATGGAGACGAAGGCCTGGGGCCCCGTCCGCGTCGTCATCGCCGCCCAGCAGAAGCACGGCGACGAGATCCTCGGCAAGCTCTACACCGCGCTCGGCACCCGTATCCACAACCGCGGCGAGGGCCTGACCCGTGAGGCGGTCGTGGGTGCCCTCAAGGACGTGGGCCTGCCCGCCGACCTCGTCGACTACATGGACTCGGACGCCTACGACACGGAGCTGCGCGCCTCCCACAAGGAGGGCATCGACAAGGTCGGCCAGGAGGTCGGCACGCCGGTCATCGCCGTCCCCGGCGCCGACGGCTCACAGGTCGCCTTCTTCGGCCCGGTCGTGACCCCCGCCCCCAAGGGCGAGGCGGCGGCGAAGCTCTGGGACGGCACGCTGCTGGTGGCCTCGACCCCGGGCTTCTACGAGATCAAGCGGACCCGCACCCAGGGCCCGGTCTTCGACTGA
- the pepN gene encoding aminopeptidase N: MPGENLSRDEARERAALLSVDGYEVFLDLRSAVGESGQEPRTFRSVTTIRFRSAEPGAATFADLIAPSVTAVSLNGKDLDPSEVFDGTRIALEELAEENELVVDAQCAYSRTGEGMHRFVDPEDGEVYLYTQYEPADARRVFANFEQPDLKAPYRFAVQAPEGWTAWSNGAGELTDGVWKFAETKPISTYITAVVAGPYHYVTDSYTRVLDDGTRLEIPLGAMCRKGLAPHFDADDVFLVTKQGLDFFHDTFDYPYPFGKYDQAFVPEYNLGAMENPGMVTFREEFIFRGKVTQASYERRANVILHEMAHMWFGDLVTMRWWDDLWLKESFADFMGSFSMVEATRFTNGWITFANNRKAWAYRADQLPSTHPVTADIRDLEDAKLNFDGITYAKGASVLKQLVAYVGRDAFLDGARRYFKRHAYGNTVLGDLLSVLEETSGRDMASWSRAWLQTAGVNSLTPQVILNAEGRITELSVLQEAAESHPELRPHRVAVGLYRRSAGGDLERYARAEVDVDGPRTVVAELAGETAPELVLVNDDDLTYCKIRFDENSLATLRDHLGDITDPLARALCWSALWSLTRDGLMPARDFIGLVLRFAGQESDIGVLQMLHAWTNSALTHYAAPEWREEGTRSLAEGALRELRIAAPGSQHQLTWARFFASVASSAADLQLLRGFLDGNAKIDGLTVDQELRWAFLRPLTAHGAADEEALAAELSRDDTASGKRHQVRCLAARPSAAVKAQAWAAVVESDQLSNALVEATIAGFSQPSQRELAAPYVSKYFAAIERVWAERSIQIGMDVVRGLFPHLQGDTATLAAADEWLTAHESSAPALRRLVLEARDDLARSLRAQACDAGAAI; encoded by the coding sequence GTGCCCGGTGAGAATCTGTCCCGCGACGAGGCCCGCGAGAGGGCCGCGCTGCTCTCCGTCGACGGTTACGAGGTCTTCCTCGACCTGCGCTCGGCGGTCGGCGAGAGCGGTCAGGAACCGCGCACGTTCCGCTCGGTGACCACCATCCGGTTCCGCAGCGCCGAGCCGGGCGCCGCGACCTTCGCGGACCTGATCGCGCCGAGTGTCACGGCGGTGTCGCTCAACGGCAAGGACCTGGACCCCTCCGAGGTCTTCGACGGCACCCGGATCGCGCTGGAGGAGCTGGCCGAGGAGAACGAACTGGTGGTGGACGCCCAGTGTGCGTACAGCCGCACCGGTGAGGGCATGCACCGCTTCGTCGACCCCGAGGACGGCGAGGTCTATCTCTACACGCAGTACGAACCGGCGGACGCCCGCCGCGTCTTCGCCAACTTCGAGCAGCCCGACCTGAAGGCGCCCTACCGCTTCGCGGTCCAGGCACCCGAGGGCTGGACGGCGTGGTCCAACGGCGCGGGCGAGCTGACCGACGGCGTGTGGAAGTTCGCAGAGACCAAGCCGATCTCGACGTACATCACGGCGGTCGTCGCGGGCCCGTACCACTACGTGACGGACTCGTACACGCGCGTGCTCGACGACGGCACCCGCCTGGAGATCCCCCTCGGCGCGATGTGCCGCAAGGGCCTCGCCCCGCACTTCGACGCCGACGACGTCTTCCTCGTCACCAAGCAGGGCCTGGACTTCTTCCACGACACCTTCGACTACCCGTACCCGTTCGGGAAGTACGACCAGGCGTTCGTGCCGGAGTACAACCTCGGTGCGATGGAGAACCCGGGCATGGTGACCTTCCGTGAGGAGTTCATCTTCCGCGGCAAGGTGACCCAGGCGTCGTACGAGCGCCGGGCCAACGTCATCCTCCACGAGATGGCGCACATGTGGTTCGGCGACCTGGTCACCATGCGGTGGTGGGACGACCTGTGGCTCAAGGAGTCCTTCGCCGACTTCATGGGATCCTTCTCGATGGTCGAGGCGACACGCTTCACCAACGGCTGGATCACCTTCGCCAACAACCGCAAGGCATGGGCCTACCGCGCCGACCAGCTGCCCTCCACACACCCCGTCACGGCCGACATCCGCGACCTGGAGGACGCCAAGCTCAACTTCGACGGGATCACGTACGCGAAGGGGGCCTCGGTCCTCAAGCAGCTCGTCGCGTACGTGGGACGGGACGCGTTCCTGGACGGCGCCCGGCGCTACTTCAAGCGGCATGCGTACGGGAACACGGTCCTCGGCGACCTGCTCTCGGTCCTCGAGGAGACCTCCGGGCGCGACATGGCGTCCTGGTCGCGTGCCTGGCTCCAGACGGCCGGCGTCAACTCCCTGACCCCGCAGGTCATCCTGAACGCGGAGGGCCGGATCACCGAGCTCTCCGTCCTCCAGGAGGCCGCCGAGTCCCACCCCGAGCTGCGCCCGCACCGCGTGGCCGTCGGGCTCTACCGCAGGTCGGCGGGTGGCGACCTGGAGCGGTACGCACGCGCGGAGGTCGACGTCGACGGGCCGCGCACCGTCGTGGCCGAGCTCGCCGGGGAGACGGCGCCCGAGCTCGTCCTGGTCAACGACGACGACCTGACGTACTGCAAGATCCGCTTCGACGAGAACTCCCTCGCCACGCTGCGGGACCACCTCGGCGACATCACCGACCCGCTGGCCCGCGCCCTGTGCTGGTCCGCGCTGTGGAGCCTCACGCGGGACGGGCTCATGCCCGCGCGGGACTTCATCGGGCTCGTGCTGCGCTTCGCCGGGCAGGAGAGCGACATCGGCGTCCTGCAGATGCTGCACGCGTGGACGAACTCCGCCCTCACGCATTACGCCGCGCCCGAGTGGCGCGAGGAGGGCACCAGGTCGCTCGCCGAGGGCGCGCTGCGGGAGCTGCGCATCGCGGCGCCGGGCAGCCAGCACCAGCTGACGTGGGCGCGGTTCTTCGCCTCGGTGGCGTCGTCGGCGGCCGACCTTCAGCTGCTGCGGGGCTTCCTCGACGGCAACGCCAAGATCGACGGCCTGACGGTCGACCAGGAGCTGCGCTGGGCGTTCCTGAGGCCGCTGACCGCGCACGGCGCCGCCGACGAGGAGGCGCTCGCCGCCGAGCTGTCCAGGGACGACACCGCTTCCGGCAAGCGGCACCAGGTGCGGTGCCTGGCCGCGCGGCCCTCGGCGGCCGTCAAGGCGCAGGCGTGGGCCGCCGTGGTGGAGTCCGACCAGCTGTCCAACGCGCTGGTCGAGGCGACGATCGCGGGGTTCTCGCAGCCGTCGCAGCGGGAGCTCGCGGCGCCGTACGTGTCGAAGTACTTCGCGGCGATCGAGCGGGTGTGGGCCGAGCGGTCCATCCAGATCGGCATGGACGTGGTGCGGGGCCTGTTCCCGCACCTCCAGGGCGACACGGCGACACTGGCGGCGGCCGACGAGTGGCTCACCGCGCACGAGTCGTCCGCACCGGCCCTGCGCCGCCTGGTCCTCGAAGCGCGCGACGACCTGGCGCGGTCGCTGCGGGCACAGGCGTGCGACGCGGGCGCGGCGATCTAG
- a CDS encoding serine hydrolase domain-containing protein has protein sequence MTVTVTAGAFAAPALAAPPGRTDGSGEGHRATLRAMKAALNEDAPGVTVQAKDRHGPWNAAAGTGDLARHTPRGAHDHYRIGSITKTFVATVLLQLEAEGRLDLDDTVGKWLPGVVEGNGHDGDRITVRQILNHTSGIFDVTSDDEVQRKVFSEEFLEHRYDTWTAEQQIAIAMRHKPDFAPGTGWKYSNTNYVVAGKLIERITGKPYAQEIRRRVIEPLGLHATSVPGTDPTMPKPGSRAYTKLSDAPDAKNHDVTELNPTVAGAAGGMISNSADLNRFYAALLRGRLLPAKQLAEMRTTVPKGDNRPGQRYGLGLEPFRTTCGTVVWGHGGDIHGSASGAGATADGRHALAVNFNGPGGEVQPVLDAEFCGKG, from the coding sequence ATGACGGTGACGGTGACGGCCGGGGCGTTCGCGGCCCCGGCACTCGCCGCGCCACCCGGCCGTACCGACGGCTCCGGCGAGGGGCACCGCGCGACCCTGCGCGCCATGAAGGCCGCCCTGAACGAGGACGCCCCCGGCGTCACCGTGCAGGCCAAGGACCGGCACGGCCCCTGGAACGCCGCCGCGGGCACCGGCGACCTCGCCCGGCACACCCCGCGCGGCGCCCACGACCACTACCGGATCGGCAGCATCACCAAGACGTTCGTCGCGACCGTCCTCCTCCAGCTGGAGGCCGAGGGCCGCCTCGACCTGGACGACACGGTCGGGAAGTGGCTGCCGGGCGTCGTCGAGGGCAACGGCCACGACGGCGACCGGATCACGGTCCGCCAGATCCTCAACCACACCAGCGGCATCTTCGACGTGACGTCCGACGACGAGGTGCAACGCAAGGTGTTCAGCGAGGAGTTCCTCGAACACCGCTACGACACCTGGACCGCCGAGCAGCAGATCGCCATCGCCATGCGCCACAAGCCGGACTTCGCGCCCGGCACCGGCTGGAAGTACTCCAACACCAACTACGTCGTCGCCGGAAAGCTCATCGAGCGCATCACCGGCAAGCCGTACGCTCAGGAGATCAGGCGGCGCGTCATCGAGCCGCTCGGCCTGCACGCCACCTCGGTCCCCGGCACCGACCCGACCATGCCCAAGCCCGGTTCGCGTGCGTACACCAAGCTCTCCGACGCCCCCGACGCCAAGAACCACGACGTGACGGAGCTGAACCCGACCGTGGCGGGCGCGGCGGGCGGGATGATCTCCAACTCGGCCGACCTGAACCGTTTCTACGCGGCACTGCTGCGGGGCAGGCTCCTGCCCGCGAAGCAGCTCGCCGAGATGAGGACCACGGTGCCGAAGGGCGACAATCGGCCGGGCCAGCGGTACGGACTGGGTCTGGAACCCTTCAGGACCACGTGCGGCACGGTCGTCTGGGGCCACGGCGGCGACATCCACGGCTCGGCGTCCGGTGCGGGTGCGACGGCGGACGGCCGCCACGCGCTCGCGGTCAACTTCAACGGCCCCGGGGGCGAAGTGCAGCCGGTGCTCGACGCGGAGTTCTGCGGAAAGGGGTGA